In a single window of the Callithrix jacchus isolate 240 chromosome 1, calJac240_pri, whole genome shotgun sequence genome:
- the SLC25A51 gene encoding mitochondrial nicotinamide adenine dinucleotide transporter SLC25A51 isoform X1 gives MMDSEAHEKRPPILTSSKQDISPHITNVGEMKHYLCGCCAAFNNVAITFPIQKVLFRQQLYGIKTRDAILQLRRDGFRNLYRGILPPLMQKTTTLALMFGLYEDLSCLLHKHVSAPEFATRSVAAVLAGTTEAIFTPLERVQTLLQDHKHHDKFTNTYQAFKALKCHGIGEYYRGLVPILFRNGLSNVFFFGLRGPIKEHLPTATTHSAHLVNDFICGGLLGAMLGFLFFPINVVKTRIQSQIGGEFQSFPKVFQKIWLERDRKLINLFRGAHLNYHRSLISWGIINATYEFLLKVI, from the coding sequence ATGATGGATTCAGAAGCTCATGAAAAGAGACCACCAATACTAACATCTTCAAAACAAGATATATCACCTCATATTACAAATGTTGGTGAAATGAAGCATTACTTGTGTGGCTGCTGTGCAGCCTTCAACAACGTCGCAATCACATTTCCCATTCAGAAGGTCCTCTTTCGACAGCAGCTGTATGGCATCAAAACCCGGGATGCAATACTTCAGTTGAGAAGGGATGGGTTTCGAAACTTGTATCgtggaatccttcccccattgatGCAGAAGACAACTACACTTGCACTTATGTTTGGTCTGTATGAGGATTTATCCTGCCTTCTCCACAAGCATGTCAGTGCTCCAGAGTTTGCAACCCGCAGCGTGGCAGCAGTGCTTGCAGGGACAACAGAGGCAATTTTCACTCCACTGGAAAGAGTTCAGACATTGCTTCAAGACCACAAGCATCATGACAAATTTACCAACACTTACCAGGCTTTCAAAGCTCTTAAATGTCATGGAATTGGAGAGTATTATCGAGGCTTGGTGCCCATTCTTTTCCGTAATGGACTCAGCAATGTCTTTTTTTTCGGCCTCCGAGGTCCCATTAAGGAGCATCTGCCTACCGCAACAACTCACAGTGCTCATTTGGTCAATGATTTTATCTGTGGAGGTCTGTTGGGTGCCATGTTGGGATTCTTGTTTTTTCCAATTAATGTTGTAAAAACTCGCATACAGTCTCAGATTGGTGGAGAATTTCAGTCTTTCCCCAAGGTTTTCCAAAAAATCTGGCTGGAACGAGACAGAAAACTGATAAATCTTTTCAGAGGTGCCCATCTGAATTATCATCGGTCCCTTATCTCTTGGGGCATAATCAATGCAACTTATGAGTTCTTGTTAAAGGTTATATGA